In one window of Lepidochelys kempii isolate rLepKem1 chromosome 27, rLepKem1.hap2, whole genome shotgun sequence DNA:
- the MAP3K3 gene encoding mitogen-activated protein kinase kinase kinase 3 isoform X2, with the protein MNNELSIPLKNQDDLDKAVDILDRSSNVKSLRILLLSQERNHTSSSPHSGLPKQVRIKTSQSMGDVNTAYQPPEPRSRLLSVSSQNTGRSSPPPGYVPERQQRIARQGSYTSINSEGEFIPETSEQCMLDPLSSAENSISGSCQSLDRSADSPSFRKSRMSRAQSFPDNRQEFSDRENQIYDKAGKGGTYPRRYHVSMQHKDYSDGRRTFPRIRRHQGNLFTLVPSSRSLSTNGENLGLALQYLDPRGRLRSADSENALTVQERNIPTKSPSAPINWRRGKLLGQGAFGRVYLCYDVDTGRELAAKQVQFDPDSPETSKEVSALECEIQLLKNLQHDRIVQYYGCLRDRAEKTLTIFMEYMPGGSVKDQLKAYGALTENVTRKYTRQILEGVSYLHSNMIVHRDIKGANILRDSAGNVKLGDFGASKRLQTICMSGTGIRSVTGTPYWMSPEVISGEGYGRKADVWSLGCTVVEMLTEKPPWAEYEAMAAIFKIATQPTNPQLPSHISEHCRDFLKRIFVEARQRPSAEELLRHHFAQLLY; encoded by the exons ATGAACAATGAG TTATCTATTCCCTTAAAAAATCAAGATGACCTGGATAAAGCAGTAGATATCTTGGACCGAAGCTCAAATGTGAAAAGCCTTAGAATATTACTGCTGTCCCAGGAGAGAAACCAT ACTAGTTCTTCACCACATTCGGGGCTGCCAAAACAAGTCAGGATCAAAACTTCCCAATCTATGGGGGATGTGAACACAGCCTACCAGCCGCCAGAGCCCAGAAGTAGGCTCCTGTCTGTCA GTTCTCAGAACACAGGCCGAAGTTCACCTCCCCCTGGGTATGTTCCAGAGAGGCAACAGCGAATTGCTCGCCAGGGGTCTTACACCAGCATAAACAGTGAAGGCGAGTTCATCCCAGAGACCAGTGAACAGTGT ATGTTGGACCCTCTAAGCAGTGCTGAAAATTCCATATCAGGAAGTTGTCAGTCCTTGGACAGATCAGCAGACAG cccTTCTTTTCGGAAATCTCGGATGTCCAGAGCGCAAAGCTTCCCCGACAACAGACAGGAATTCTCAG ATCGTGAGAATCAAATCTATGACAAAGCAGGGAAAGGGGGGACGTACCCTCGGCGCTACCATGTCTCCATGCAACACAAAGATTACAGTGACG GCCGGAGGACATTCCCCCGGATACGGCGGCACCAAGGGAACCTATTCACACTAGTGCCATCAAGCCGCTCCTTGAGCACCAATGGGGAGAATCTGGGCCTGGCATTGCAGTACCTGGACCCCCGTGGGCGCCTGCGGAGTGCTGACAGTGAGAATGCCCTTACCGTGCAGGAAAGGAACATCCCAACCAAAT CTCCAAGTGCCCCAATAAACTGGCGACGAGGGAAACTTCTGGGACAGGGTGCCTTTGGTCGTGTGTACTTGTGCTACGATGTGGACACTGGCAGAGAGCTTGCAGCTAAACAAGTCCAGTTTGACCCAGACAGTCCTGAAACAAGCAAG GAAGTGAGCGCTCTGGAGTGTGAGATCCAGCTGCTGAAGAATCTCCAGCATGACCGCATTGTTCAGTATTATGGCTGCCTCCGGGACCGAGCGGAGAAGACCTTGACCATTTTCATGGAGTATATGCCTGGG GGTTCAGTGAAAGACCAGCTGAAGGCCTACGGTGCGCTGACGGAAAACGTGACCCGGAAGTACACCCGCCAGATTCTTGAGGGCGTCTCCTACCTTCACAGCAACATGATCGTGCACAGGGACATAAAGG GAGCCAATATTCTCCGTGACTCTGCTGGGAATGTGAAGCTTGGGGACTTTGGGGCCAGCAAACGGCTGCAGACCATCTGCATGTCTGGAACAGGTATCCGCTCTGTCACCGGCACGCCATACTGGATGAGCCCAGAGGTGATCAGCGGAGAGGGTTATGGAAGGAAAGCGGATGTATG GAGTCTTGGCTGCACTGTCGTTGAGATGCTGACCGAGAAACCACCCTGGGCAGAATATGAAGCCATGGCAgccattttcaaaattgccacCCAGCCAAccaacccccagctcccttctcACATATCGGAACATTGCCGGGACTTTCTAAAGCGAATCTTTGTGGAAGCCCGGCAGAGACCTTCAGCCGAAGAGCTGCTCAGACATCACTTTGCACAGCTCCTGTACTGA